One window of Ralstonia pickettii DTP0602 genomic DNA carries:
- a CDS encoding carboxymethylenebutenolidase (K01061: E3.1.1.45; carboxymethylenebutenolidase [EC:3.1.1.45]) has protein sequence MLKPEVESLVPGQMFDRRGFVKTALGSAFAAAALPVMAQQAIKTDFAGLTAGEVTIPSGGFSMPAYRAQPEGKKNLPVVLVVSEVFGVHEHIADVCRRFAKLGYLAIAPELFARQGDPQSFGTVQELLREVVAKVPDAQVMGDLDAAVAWAGTNGGDASRLAITGFCWGGRITWLYAAHSKRLKAAVAWYGQLVGMPDSLKPKNSIDIAGQLNAPVLGLYGGKDTGITHEQVEKMKAALAASPNPNAKASRFIVYPESGHAFHADYRPSYREADAKDGWQKCLAWLKQHGVA, from the coding sequence ATGCTCAAACCGGAAGTGGAAAGCCTCGTCCCTGGCCAGATGTTCGACCGCCGCGGGTTTGTCAAGACGGCGCTGGGTTCTGCCTTTGCGGCGGCCGCGTTGCCGGTGATGGCGCAGCAGGCTATCAAGACCGACTTTGCCGGGCTCACCGCCGGCGAGGTCACGATCCCGTCGGGCGGCTTCAGCATGCCCGCCTACCGCGCCCAGCCTGAAGGCAAGAAGAACCTGCCGGTGGTGCTGGTGGTCAGCGAGGTCTTCGGCGTGCACGAACATATTGCCGATGTGTGCCGGCGCTTCGCCAAGCTCGGCTACCTGGCGATCGCGCCTGAACTGTTCGCCCGGCAGGGCGATCCCCAGAGCTTCGGCACCGTCCAGGAGCTGCTACGCGAGGTCGTTGCCAAGGTGCCTGACGCGCAAGTCATGGGTGACCTGGATGCGGCAGTGGCATGGGCCGGCACCAACGGCGGCGACGCATCCCGGCTGGCCATCACCGGTTTCTGCTGGGGCGGCCGCATCACCTGGCTCTACGCCGCGCACAGCAAGCGGCTCAAGGCCGCGGTGGCCTGGTACGGGCAGCTGGTCGGCATGCCGGACTCGCTCAAGCCGAAAAACTCGATCGATATCGCTGGCCAGCTCAATGCGCCGGTGCTGGGCCTGTACGGTGGCAAGGACACCGGCATAACGCACGAGCAAGTGGAGAAGATGAAGGCCGCGCTGGCAGCTTCGCCGAATCCCAATGCCAAGGCGTCGCGCTTTATCGTCTACCCCGAGTCAGGCCATGCCTTCCATGCCGACTACCGGCCCAGCTACCGCGAGGCGGACGCGAAGGACGGCTGGCAGAAGTGCCTGGCCTGGCTGAAGCAGCACGGCGTGGCCTGA
- a CDS encoding DMT family permease (K15270: sam; S-adenosylmethionine uptake transporter), protein MQSLWMLFAAFAFSLMGVGVKLASDHYTTGEIVFYRGLISVVIMWVLLSSRGVSVRTPHMLSHIKRSVFGVTSLMLWFTSISLLPLATAMTLNYMSPVWMALILGASATLAGTGGTADRRLVVAILMSFAGVICLLQPSVGKDQLTGGLVGLISGVFTALAYVEVRQLGQLGEPEGRIVFYFSLVGMVAGLVWMLLGGTSQHTWYGVGLLLTIGVLATLGQTAMTRAYKRGNTLLTANLQYAGIVFSSVWGMLIWSDKLNWLSWLGMALIVASGIATTLMRAREGTSAKPTPATPVKSAEAEVHPEV, encoded by the coding sequence ATGCAATCGCTCTGGATGCTGTTCGCCGCCTTCGCCTTTTCGTTGATGGGGGTGGGCGTCAAGCTGGCATCCGACCACTACACCACCGGCGAAATCGTCTTCTACCGCGGCCTGATCAGCGTGGTGATCATGTGGGTGCTGCTGTCCTCGCGCGGCGTCTCGGTGCGCACGCCTCACATGCTGTCGCATATCAAGCGCAGCGTGTTCGGCGTGACCTCGCTGATGCTGTGGTTCACCTCGATCTCGCTGCTGCCGCTGGCCACGGCGATGACGCTGAACTACATGTCGCCGGTGTGGATGGCGCTGATCTTGGGCGCGAGCGCGACGCTGGCCGGCACCGGCGGCACCGCCGACCGGCGCCTGGTGGTGGCGATCCTGATGTCTTTCGCCGGCGTGATCTGCCTGTTGCAGCCCTCGGTCGGCAAGGACCAGCTCACCGGCGGCCTGGTCGGGCTGATCTCAGGCGTATTCACCGCACTGGCCTATGTCGAGGTGCGCCAGCTCGGCCAGCTGGGTGAGCCCGAGGGCCGCATCGTGTTTTATTTCTCGCTGGTGGGCATGGTCGCCGGCCTGGTGTGGATGCTGCTGGGCGGCACCAGCCAGCACACCTGGTACGGCGTGGGCCTGCTGCTGACCATCGGCGTGCTGGCCACGCTCGGCCAGACCGCGATGACGCGCGCCTACAAGCGCGGCAACACCCTGCTGACGGCCAACCTGCAGTACGCCGGCATCGTGTTCTCCAGCGTATGGGGCATGCTGATCTGGTCCGACAAGCTCAACTGGCTGTCATGGCTGGGCATGGCGCTGATCGTCGCCAGCGGCATCGCCACCACGCTGATGCGCGCGCGTGAAGGCACCAGTGCCAAACCCACGCCCGCCACGCCGGTCAAGTCGGCCGAGGCGGAAGTGCATCCCGAGGTGTAG
- a CDS encoding 3-mercaptopyruvate sulfurtransferase (K01011: TST, MPST, sseA; thiosulfate/3-mercaptopyruvate sulfurtransferase [EC:2.8.1.1 2.8.1.2]), translating into MQKPLISVTALQSLLAGPGRCAVIDCSFDLANPAAGREAYHVGHLPGAFYLHLDNELSGPKTGRNGRHPLPDADDFVARLQALGIDDDTPVVAYDAQGGMFAARLWWLMRWIGHDAVAVLDGGKDAWVKAGLPLEHEATPEPEFPGKVTRRKSLVPTVDAAALVSNLDNARLLVVDARAPDRFRGENETLDPVGGHIPGAANRFFKDNLGADGRFKPAETLRAEFGAVLGERTPAEVVMQCGSGVTACHNLLALEAAGLGGAALYPGSWSEWCADPARPVATGAA; encoded by the coding sequence ATGCAGAAACCGCTGATTTCCGTCACCGCGCTGCAATCGTTGCTGGCCGGACCCGGCCGCTGTGCCGTGATCGACTGCAGCTTCGACCTGGCCAACCCGGCCGCCGGCCGCGAGGCATATCACGTCGGCCACCTGCCCGGCGCCTTCTACCTGCACCTGGACAATGAACTGTCAGGCCCCAAGACCGGCCGCAACGGCCGCCACCCGCTGCCCGACGCCGACGACTTCGTCGCGCGCCTGCAGGCGCTGGGCATTGACGACGATACCCCGGTGGTGGCCTACGATGCGCAGGGCGGCATGTTCGCCGCGCGCCTGTGGTGGCTGATGCGCTGGATCGGCCACGATGCCGTGGCCGTGCTCGATGGCGGCAAGGATGCCTGGGTCAAGGCCGGCCTGCCGCTGGAGCACGAGGCCACGCCGGAGCCGGAGTTCCCCGGCAAGGTCACGCGCCGCAAGTCGCTGGTGCCGACCGTCGACGCGGCGGCTCTGGTCAGCAACCTGGACAACGCCAGGCTGCTGGTGGTGGATGCGCGCGCCCCCGACCGCTTCCGCGGCGAGAACGAGACGCTGGACCCGGTCGGCGGCCATATCCCCGGCGCGGCCAACCGCTTCTTCAAGGACAACCTGGGGGCCGACGGCCGCTTCAAGCCGGCCGAGACGCTGCGCGCGGAGTTCGGCGCGGTGCTGGGCGAGCGAACCCCGGCGGAGGTGGTGATGCAGTGCGGCTCGGGCGTCACGGCCTGCCACAACCTGCTGGCGCTGGAAGCGGCGGGCCTGGGCGGGGCGGCGCTCTACCCGGGATCGTGGAGCGAATGGTGCGCCGACCCGGCACGCCCGGTAGCGACGGGCGCTGCCTGA
- a CDS encoding zinc/iron permease (K16267: zipB; zinc and cadmium transporter) → MQHCCVSRPAPCGAERRGRAAPPPREPIIHSTLLYILLAATISGVGSILGAALLSLTVASRVVERMVSFSVGVLLATALLHSLPEAFESGADPRALFGTLLAGLLGFFLLEKLSLLRHSHHHEGDGHHHHHGHDREEAGRSGLTILVGDTFHNFADGIVIAAAFLADPHIGVVTALAIAAHEIPQEVGDFIVLLNAGFSKARAFAFNLLSSVAAIAGGVVGYFLLDELSGWIPYVLVIAASSFVYIAVSDLMPQMQRKPRWRESAIQVVLVAAGISAIVFITNGVHERHGHGHGQAAPVATSD, encoded by the coding sequence TTGCAACATTGTTGCGTTAGCCGCCCGGCGCCATGCGGGGCGGAACGGCGGGGCCGCGCGGCGCCGCCACCCCGGGAGCCCATCATCCATTCGACGCTTTTGTACATCCTGCTCGCCGCCACGATTTCGGGCGTGGGCAGCATCCTCGGGGCGGCGCTGCTATCGCTGACGGTGGCGTCCCGCGTGGTCGAGCGCATGGTGAGCTTTTCGGTGGGGGTGCTGCTGGCCACGGCGCTGCTGCATTCGCTGCCGGAGGCGTTCGAGTCTGGCGCCGATCCGCGCGCGCTGTTCGGCACGCTGCTGGCCGGGCTGCTGGGCTTCTTCCTGCTGGAAAAGCTCTCGCTGCTGCGCCACTCGCACCACCACGAGGGCGACGGGCACCACCACCATCACGGCCATGACCGCGAGGAAGCAGGCCGCAGCGGCCTGACCATCCTGGTCGGCGACACCTTCCACAACTTTGCCGACGGCATCGTGATCGCGGCGGCCTTCCTGGCCGACCCGCATATCGGCGTGGTTACCGCGCTGGCGATCGCGGCGCACGAAATCCCCCAGGAAGTGGGCGACTTTATCGTGCTGCTCAATGCCGGCTTCTCCAAGGCGCGCGCCTTCGCCTTCAACCTGCTGTCGAGCGTGGCAGCCATCGCCGGCGGCGTGGTCGGGTATTTCCTGCTCGACGAGCTGAGCGGCTGGATTCCTTATGTGCTGGTGATCGCCGCCAGCAGCTTCGTCTATATCGCCGTCAGCGACCTGATGCCGCAGATGCAGCGCAAGCCCCGCTGGCGCGAGTCGGCGATCCAGGTGGTGCTGGTGGCCGCGGGTATCTCGGCGATCGTCTTCATCACCAACGGCGTGCACGAGCGGCACGGCCATGGCCACGGCCAGGCCGCTCCCGTGGCCACGTCAGACTAG